A genomic stretch from Cryptomeria japonica unplaced genomic scaffold, Sugi_1.0 HiC_scaffold_985, whole genome shotgun sequence includes:
- the LOC131056868 gene encoding cytochrome b-like produces the protein MTQRFSILKQPIFSTLNQHLIDYPTPSNPSHWRGFGSLAGICPAIQIVTGVFPAMHYTPHVDLAFNSVEHIMRDVEGGWLLRYMHANGASMFLIVVYPHIFRGLYYASYDSPREFVWCLGVVISLLMIVTASIGHALPRGQMSFRGATVITSSASAIPVVGDTIVTWPWGGFPVDNATLNRFFSPHHPLPFIPVGASPLHLAALHQYGSNNPLGVHSKMDKIASYPYFYAKDLVGRVASAIFFSIWISCAPNVLGHPDNYIPANPMATPPHIVPEWYFPPIYAIPRSIPDKLGGVAAIALVFPPLLALPFLKSSYVRSSSSRPIYQKLFRFFLADCLLSGRIGCEPVEAPYVTIGQIPSVAFFLFFALTPILGRVGKRMTDYYTNHLQFEGIDRTISSDAIE, from the coding sequence ATGACACAACGATTTTCCATTCTCAAACAACCCATATTCTCCACACTGAACCAGCATTTGATAGATTATCCGACCCCGAGCAATCCGAGTCATTGGCGGGGGTTTGGTTCGTTAGCTGGTATTTGTCCAGCCATTCAGATAGTGACCGGCGTTTTTCCAGCTATGCATTACACACCACATGTGGATCTAGCTTTCAACAGCGTAGAACATATCATGAGAGATGTTGAAGGGGGCTGGTTGCTTCGTTATATGCATGCTAATGGGGCAAGTATGTTTCTCATCGTGGTTTACCCCCATATTTTTCGCGGTTTGTATTATGCGAGTTATGACAGTCCTAGGGAATTTGTTTGGTGCCTCGGAGTTGTCATCTCCCTGTTAATGATTGTGACTGCTTCTATAGGACATGCACTACCTCGGGGTCAAATGAGCTTTCGGGGAGCTACGGTAATTACAAGCTCAGCTAGCGCCATACCCGTAGTGGGAGATACGATCGTGACTTGGCCGTGGGGTGGTTTCCCCGTGGACAATGCCACCTTAAATCGTTTCTTTAGTCCTCATCATCCACTCCCTTTTATTCCAGTAGGCGCCAGTCCTCTTCATCTGGCCGCATTGCATCAATATGGATCGAATAATCCATTGGGTGTGCATTCAAAGATGGATAAAATCGCTTCTTATCCCTATTTTTACGCGAAGGATCTAGTAGGTCGGGTAGCTTCCGCTATCTTCTTTTCCATTTGGATTTCTTGTGCTCCTAATGTATTGGGGCATCCCGACAATTATATACCCGCTAATCCGATGGCCACCCCGCCTCATATTGTGCCGGAATGGTATTTCCCACCAATCTATGCCATTCCTCGCAGTATACCCGACAAATTAGGAGGTGTAGCCGCAATAGCACTCGTTTTTCCACCGCTTTTGGCTCTCCCTTTTCTGAAAAGTTCGTATGTTCGTAGCTCAAGTTCTCGTCCGATCTACCAGAAACTCTTTCGGTTTTTCCTGGCGGATTGCTTACTATCAGGTCGGATCGGATGTGAACCCGTGGAGGCACCATATGTGACTATTGGACAAATTCCTTCAGTAGCTTTCTTCTTGTTCTTTGCCCTAACGCCCATTCTGGGACGAGTTGGAAAGAGAATGACCGATTATTACACCAATCACTTACAATTCGAGGGCATCGACCGAACTATCTCCTCCgatgccatagaatag